A single region of the Anabaena sphaerica FACHB-251 genome encodes:
- a CDS encoding DUF4365 domain-containing protein encodes MNVSERDQQGDMGVYGVGLKVTELGWIYRPQPLRDIGIDAQIEVVENNKSTAEFIALQIKSGDSWFKETNEQGIVFRGDIQHLEYWQNYPLPIIVVLYDSTNHIAYWQVVNTDIVINTGKGWKLIIPFNQKIDKTSETTLKEICKSIFYSEIFEILSVKNVSHAKAKRYTANILVYGQRSKADIISVIRQVTKDLTSPKYYITNSPAQVIYLFIYIGLEDVKIANWICHSQWIDEKLDSHFRPMLIEGVDIGDGIISEWSNKYEDWSNWFKKDITTKQKFLEKTIPIIDKIKKIVEEISQLVLYYDNKNIYYENFIKKMVNFEIELTALYHQSIDIGNPALECKDFAQRFYNVMAYAHNITLPFSQQGLKTWNEHNRYHIMKDSIKDYQREILRLEYELEKL; translated from the coding sequence ATGAATGTATCAGAACGTGACCAACAAGGTGATATGGGTGTATATGGTGTAGGGCTAAAAGTTACAGAATTAGGTTGGATATATAGACCTCAACCTTTAAGAGATATAGGTATTGATGCTCAAATCGAAGTCGTGGAGAATAATAAAAGTACGGCTGAATTCATAGCTTTACAAATTAAGTCCGGTGATAGCTGGTTTAAAGAAACAAATGAACAAGGTATTGTTTTTAGGGGTGATATTCAACATTTAGAATACTGGCAAAACTATCCACTACCTATTATTGTCGTACTTTACGATAGTACAAATCATATTGCCTATTGGCAAGTAGTAAATACAGATATAGTTATAAATACTGGGAAAGGTTGGAAATTGATTATTCCTTTTAACCAGAAAATTGATAAAACCTCTGAAACTACCTTGAAAGAAATTTGTAAATCAATATTTTATTCAGAAATTTTTGAGATTCTAAGTGTTAAAAATGTTAGTCATGCTAAAGCAAAACGATATACAGCTAATATATTAGTCTACGGTCAGCGTTCTAAAGCTGATATCATTAGTGTCATAAGACAAGTAACTAAAGATTTAACTAGCCCTAAATACTACATTACCAATAGTCCAGCACAAGTTATTTATCTTTTTATTTATATCGGACTTGAGGATGTAAAGATAGCAAACTGGATTTGTCACAGTCAATGGATAGATGAAAAATTAGACTCACACTTTAGACCAATGCTAATTGAAGGAGTTGATATTGGAGATGGTATTATTTCTGAATGGTCAAATAAATATGAAGATTGGTCTAATTGGTTTAAAAAGGATATAACAACAAAACAAAAATTTCTCGAAAAGACTATACCCATTATAGATAAAATCAAAAAGATAGTAGAAGAAATTTCTCAATTGGTTTTGTACTACGATAATAAAAACATTTATTATGAAAATTTTATAAAAAAAATGGTAAATTTTGAAATCGAATTAACAGCACTATACCACCAATCAATAGATATAGGTAATCCTGCTTTAGAATGCAAAGATTTTGCTCAAAGATTTTATAATGTCATGGCATATGCACATAATATTACTCTACCATTTTCACAACAAGGATTAAAAACATGGAACGAACATAATCGCTACCACATAATGAAAGACTCAATAAAAGATTATCAGCGTGAAATATTAAGATTAGAGTATGAACTTGAAAAACTATAG
- a CDS encoding DUF5615 family PIN-like protein yields the protein MNIRYQADADLNQSIVTGVLRREPSIDFQTAFVGGLEGVKDSEVLGMAAQQGRILISHDRKTMPSEFAQFITNNQSAGVIIVSRKLPLEVIIEELLLIWAVSNAEEWLNRIAKLPL from the coding sequence GTGAATATTCGCTATCAAGCCGATGCTGATTTGAATCAGTCTATTGTAACGGGAGTTCTGCGACGAGAACCCAGCATTGATTTTCAAACTGCCTTTGTTGGTGGCTTAGAAGGTGTAAAAGATTCAGAAGTATTGGGAATGGCTGCACAGCAGGGGCGTATCCTTATCAGCCATGACCGTAAAACAATGCCATCAGAGTTTGCACAGTTCATTACCAACAACCAAAGTGCGGGCGTTATCATAGTTTCTCGTAAATTACCGCTTGAAGTCATTATTGAGGAACTATTGCTGATTTGGGCAGTATCCAATGCAGAAGAGTGGCTTAATCGGATTGCAAAACTACCCCTTTGA
- a CDS encoding iron-containing alcohol dehydrogenase has translation MENFVFYNPVKILFGKGQIANIASEIPADAKILITYGGGSIKANGVYDQVKSALAGRNVFEFGGIEPNPHLETLMKAVELIRKEGIDFLLAVGGGSVVDGTKFIAAAVPFVGDPWDILAKGAPITAAVPFGVVLTLPATGSEMNPTSVITKSETQEKLYFANPLVFPKFSVLDPETTFSLPTRQISNGIVDAFTHVMEQYLTYSVNAPLQDRMAESILKTLIEEGPKTLANPTDYDARANLVWAATMALNGLIAVGVPQDWTTHMIGHELTALHGMDHAQTLAVVLPSTLTIRRDRKWQKLLQYADRVWEIVGGSDEERVDAAISKTRDFFESVGVRTRLSDYGVGLETIPAVIKNLEKHGMTALGENKDVNLQVVEKILALCA, from the coding sequence ATGGAAAATTTTGTTTTTTACAATCCTGTTAAAATCCTCTTTGGCAAAGGCCAAATTGCCAATATTGCTTCAGAAATCCCCGCAGATGCCAAAATCCTCATCACCTACGGCGGTGGTAGCATTAAAGCCAATGGCGTTTATGATCAAGTAAAATCGGCTTTAGCTGGAAGGAATGTATTTGAGTTTGGGGGAATTGAACCCAACCCTCACCTGGAAACTTTGATGAAAGCGGTGGAATTAATCCGCAAAGAAGGGATTGATTTCCTCTTAGCTGTCGGTGGTGGTTCCGTTGTTGACGGGACTAAATTTATAGCAGCTGCGGTTCCCTTTGTGGGTGATCCTTGGGATATTTTAGCAAAAGGCGCACCGATAACTGCGGCTGTTCCTTTTGGTGTGGTCTTGACTTTACCAGCAACTGGTTCGGAAATGAACCCAACTTCGGTGATTACCAAGTCGGAAACTCAAGAAAAGTTATATTTCGCTAATCCCCTAGTGTTTCCAAAATTTTCTGTTCTTGACCCAGAAACTACTTTCTCCCTGCCTACGAGGCAAATTAGTAATGGGATTGTGGATGCTTTTACTCATGTGATGGAGCAGTATTTAACCTATTCAGTGAATGCACCATTGCAAGATCGCATGGCTGAGTCAATTCTGAAAACGCTGATTGAAGAGGGGCCAAAAACCTTAGCAAATCCTACAGATTATGATGCACGGGCGAATTTAGTTTGGGCTGCAACAATGGCATTAAATGGGTTAATTGCTGTTGGTGTTCCCCAAGATTGGACAACTCACATGATTGGTCATGAGTTGACAGCGTTGCATGGTATGGATCATGCTCAAACTTTGGCGGTTGTGTTACCTAGCACTTTGACAATTAGACGCGATCGCAAATGGCAAAAACTTTTACAATATGCAGATAGAGTTTGGGAAATTGTCGGTGGTTCGGATGAAGAACGAGTAGATGCAGCAATTAGTAAAACTCGTGATTTCTTTGAATCAGTTGGTGTTCGCACTCGTTTATCTGACTATGGTGTGGGTTTAGAAACTATTCCCGCAGTGATCAAGAATTTAGAAAAGCATGGGATGACAGCTTTGGGGGAAAATAAAGATGTTAACCTGCAAGTTGTTGAGAAAATTTTAGCTCTTTGTGCTTAG
- a CDS encoding DUF433 domain-containing protein, protein MSVIAAKTYVEYRNDGYWVEGTRISLDSIVYAFRKGLSPESIVQSFPLLTLEQIYGGITFYLANRAEIDTYLADEEAAFDAMPQPLQTSDPILYEKLKAAKTARQQVRL, encoded by the coding sequence ATGTCAGTTATAGCAGCTAAAACTTACGTAGAGTATCGGAACGATGGATATTGGGTGGAAGGAACTCGGATTTCTCTAGATTCGATTGTTTATGCTTTCCGAAAAGGCTTATCACCTGAAAGCATTGTTCAATCTTTTCCGCTACTAACCCTAGAACAGATTTATGGAGGAATCACGTTTTATCTAGCTAACCGCGCTGAGATTGATACTTACTTGGCAGATGAAGAAGCGGCTTTTGATGCTATGCCTCAACCATTACAAACCAGTGATCCTATTTTATATGAGAAACTCAAGGCAGCGAAGACAGCAAGACAACAGGTGAGATTGTGA
- a CDS encoding alpha/beta fold hydrolase, giving the protein MRSPMLANSSDITTSPTHFYTWENNRCAYEVHQSVNYHPEDIPLLLIHPIGVGLSRQFWQRFCREWYNTNHGNVIYNPDLLGCGESDTPRKAYTPIDWAKQLQYFLQTVVKKPVILIAQGALSPVAIELVKLSPNLITGLVFSGPTAWSVTTKNAPKWQQKLLWNIFDSPIGNAFFRYARTRKFLVSFSTEKLFASGDAVDEEWLNTLLADAKNMGGRYAVFSFLARFWQRDYSSDIAAIQQPTLVVLGETASAISKEGKKETPDERMADYLACLPEGRGIKIKGRNVLPYESTADFVAAISPFIKGLNSHS; this is encoded by the coding sequence ATGCGATCGCCAATGTTAGCTAATTCCTCGGACATAACAACATCTCCTACCCATTTTTATACCTGGGAAAATAACCGCTGTGCTTATGAAGTACATCAATCGGTAAATTATCATCCTGAAGATATTCCTTTACTATTAATTCATCCTATTGGTGTAGGATTATCACGGCAATTTTGGCAACGTTTTTGCCGTGAATGGTATAATACCAATCATGGAAATGTCATTTACAATCCTGATTTATTGGGATGTGGTGAAAGTGATACACCCAGGAAAGCTTATACACCAATTGATTGGGCAAAACAGTTACAATACTTTTTACAAACAGTAGTCAAAAAACCTGTAATTTTAATAGCGCAAGGTGCTTTATCACCTGTAGCAATTGAATTAGTCAAATTATCACCAAATTTAATTACTGGATTGGTATTTTCTGGGCCAACAGCTTGGAGTGTAACTACTAAAAATGCCCCTAAATGGCAACAAAAATTGCTTTGGAATATCTTTGATTCACCTATAGGTAACGCATTTTTTCGCTATGCACGCACCCGCAAGTTTTTAGTTTCTTTCTCAACTGAAAAACTGTTTGCTTCTGGTGATGCTGTTGATGAAGAATGGTTAAATACTTTATTAGCAGATGCTAAAAATATGGGTGGACGTTATGCTGTATTTTCCTTTTTAGCGAGATTTTGGCAACGGGATTATAGTAGTGATATTGCAGCTATTCAACAACCAACTTTAGTAGTTTTGGGAGAGACAGCATCAGCTATTAGTAAAGAAGGTAAAAAAGAAACTCCAGATGAAAGAATGGCTGATTATCTGGCTTGTTTACCCGAAGGAAGGGGAATAAAAATTAAGGGGAGAAATGTTTTACCCTATGAATCAACGGCTGATTTTGTAGCTGCTATATCTCCTTTTATTAAGGGATTAAACTCTCATTCATGA
- the trmFO gene encoding FADH(2)-oxidizing methylenetetrahydrofolate--tRNA-(uracil(54)-C(5))-methyltransferase TrmFO has protein sequence MTQQPIQVIGGGLAGTEAAWQIAQAGVPVILHEMRPKRFSPAHHTENLAELVCSNSFGAMASDRAAGLLHEELRQLGSIIIAKADEHAVPAGGALAVDRGQFGEDLTQTLANHPLIDFRRGEVKEIPEGIVVLASGPLTSPDLSADLQRFTGMEYLNFFDAASPIILGDSINKDIAFMASRYDKGEAAYLNCPMNKEQYLHFWEELRKAEQTELKDFEKETAKFFEACLPIEEMARRGEDTMRYGPLKPVGLSDPRTGERNYAVIQLRQEDKAGQLWNMVGFQTNLRWGEQKRVFQMIPGLEKAEFVRLGVMHRNTFLNAPQLMSASLQFKERPTLLAAGQLIGTEGYTAASAGGWLAGTNAARLALGKEPLILPVTTMMGALFEFIRSAAPKHFQPMAPNFGIVPDLGVRIKSKPEKYGRYRDRSLADLASWKAANLG, from the coding sequence ATGACACAACAACCAATACAAGTAATTGGCGGTGGACTCGCAGGAACAGAAGCAGCATGGCAAATAGCCCAAGCCGGCGTTCCTGTAATTCTCCACGAGATGCGCCCTAAACGCTTCAGCCCTGCCCATCATACGGAAAATTTGGCAGAATTGGTCTGTAGTAACTCCTTCGGGGCTATGGCAAGCGATCGCGCTGCGGGATTATTACACGAAGAATTACGCCAACTCGGTTCTATTATCATCGCTAAAGCAGATGAACACGCAGTTCCCGCTGGTGGCGCTTTAGCAGTTGATAGGGGACAATTTGGGGAAGATTTAACCCAAACATTAGCAAATCATCCTTTAATTGATTTCCGCAGGGGAGAAGTTAAAGAAATTCCTGAAGGTATCGTTGTTTTAGCCAGTGGACCTTTAACAAGTCCCGATTTATCGGCAGATTTACAGCGTTTTACCGGGATGGAATATCTTAACTTTTTTGATGCTGCCAGTCCTATTATTTTAGGAGATTCTATTAATAAAGATATTGCTTTTATGGCTTCCCGTTATGACAAAGGTGAAGCAGCTTATCTGAATTGTCCGATGAATAAAGAACAGTATTTACATTTTTGGGAAGAATTACGTAAAGCTGAACAAACAGAATTAAAGGACTTTGAAAAAGAAACAGCAAAATTTTTTGAAGCTTGTTTACCAATTGAAGAAATGGCACGACGGGGAGAAGATACCATGCGATATGGTCCCCTGAAACCAGTGGGTTTATCAGATCCGCGCACGGGTGAACGTAACTATGCAGTAATTCAATTGCGACAAGAAGATAAAGCAGGTCAACTTTGGAATATGGTAGGTTTTCAAACTAATTTGCGGTGGGGTGAACAAAAACGAGTATTTCAAATGATTCCTGGTTTGGAAAAAGCCGAATTTGTCAGATTAGGAGTCATGCACCGCAATACTTTTTTAAATGCACCGCAGTTAATGTCTGCAAGTTTGCAATTTAAAGAACGTCCAACTTTATTAGCAGCAGGACAATTAATAGGAACAGAAGGTTATACTGCTGCATCTGCTGGAGGTTGGTTAGCGGGAACAAATGCAGCGCGGTTAGCTTTAGGAAAAGAACCGCTAATTTTACCCGTCACAACAATGATGGGGGCTTTGTTTGAGTTTATTAGATCAGCTGCACCTAAGCATTTTCAACCGATGGCTCCTAACTTTGGCATTGTCCCAGATTTGGGAGTGAGAATCAAGAGTAAACCGGAAAAATATGGACGTTATCGAGATAGATCCTTAGCAGATTTAGCCAGCTGGAAAGCTGCAAATTTAGGATAA